The stretch of DNA TCAACGACTTAACGAACTAAAAGACATCCAAAAATTAACCAAATTACAAATACTGTATATTGATGGTAATGAGTTGACTGCCTTGCCAGAAGGAATTGGAAAATGCCTAAACCTGCAAATATTAAGAGCCAATAAAAACCAACTAGAATCGCTCCCCAAAAGTTTTAGTAAATTAAAAAATCTAGAAGAGGTCTACTTACAATACAACAATATAGAAGCCTTCCCTCGTGGAATGGAGCGATTGGTAAACTTAAAACTTCTAGATATTCGAGACAATAAATTTGGTGCTTTACCAGAGGTCTTGACCACTTTGCCAGAATTACAAATTTTAGAAGTTGCTTACAACAACATCCGAAAATTGCCAGATAATATTGGCGCATTGTCTACGATGTGGAAACTCAATTTTAATGGCAACCCCATTTCTAGTTTACCAACTAGCTTTGACAAGCTTTTCAATTTAGAGGAGTTGTACATGGGACATACCAGTATTGATTTATCGGCTGCTATTCCTATGTTTGTTGGTTTCACCAAACTATATATATTGGACTTAGGGGGACTAAACATTAGCCAAACACCTACTGATTTTGTTCAGATAACCAGTTTAAAAAAATTGGACTTGACCATGGCAAAAATGACCGTCTTGCCCGATATTATAACACAACATACAACAATTGAAGAGTTAATACTCAACAAAACATCCATCACCAGTCTTCCTGATAATATTCATCAAATGACTGGTTTAAAACGATTGTATATCAAAGAAGGTAGTTTAGAGAATCTACCTGAAAGCATTGGTCAATTGTCTAACTTAGAATTATTAAAAATCGAATACAATGCCATCCAACAACTGCCTGAGAGTATTGGACAGTTAAAGCTTTTACAAGCATTGCATTTGCAAAACAATAAAATTACGACTCTGCCTTCTAGTATTGGAGAGCTATCTAGTCTAAATTTATTGGAAATGCCTTCTAATTCAATTACCACAGTTCCTAAAAGCATTAGCCAATTATCGAACCTAACAGGACTTTATCTATTTAATAATCCTATTTCTCCCTCACATATTGAAGAAATCCGTTCTTGGATCCCCAGTGCTGATGTTCAATTCTAACTCTTCTTCTTAAACAAAAAAAGAGACCACCTTTCAGTCGTCTCCTTTATACAAACTATCTAATACAGGGATAAATCATTAACTTATACCGTACAATTGGGGTTAATCAAGTCGTAAACAAATTATCTTGAAAAATGTACAAACAGTACATGGTAACCGAAGTAGTTTGATATTTTTATTGTAAAAGCAATTTAATAATCAACATTGACCTTCTCTTAAAAGGCTGCTTCCATCACATCCCCTAATTCCTCTCCAAGCGCATCATTATAGGCTGTTTCTGTATCAACCAATCGCTCTACATTTAAGCTGCCTTCAATAGTGATATTAGCATAAATAAAACGCAAATTGCGAACAATTACCCAAGGAAAACCAATTCCAAGAGTAACTACAATTAATAACATATTTGTTAAAGTATGAAGCAACAAAGCTCCTCCTGTCATTTCTGAATAAAATGTAATTGCTTCTTCTTCATGTCTAGCAGAAGTGTTTTCTATTAAATAATTAAACACCTCTTTATTGTACCAAAAGAAATAGATTCCTGCTGTAAAAATTGTTAAAATAATTCCCTTTAGGTTCATTAAAAAATACGTTAGCCCATCTCCCTCGTATCTAAATTCGATGTTGCCAAAACGAGTATGATCTACTAAATAACTTCGGATGTTTTCGGCATACCAAGAACCATATATTCCCAAAGTTACAATGGTCAAAAGCCAACCGATTACAAATTTTTGCACAAACGTTTTTAAATCTCCTCGATAGCCCCAATGAACAGACCTCCAAGAAGTACGAGAAGTTCTATACCGCATAGATCCATGAATAGCATAAGGTGTCCCAACCATAAATAAGCCAAACATTAAAATAGATCCTAAGACCTCTCCTGCCTCTCCAAACAACGCTGATAATACCCCCACTAAAAGCCCAAAAAGAAATACAATACCAACTGCTTTTATAAAACCAATAAACATTTCTTGTCCTGTCCCGTGAAATACAAATCGCTCTCCTTCCAGCTCTGTCTCCCCATGCATATAACGGGCTATCTTTGCTTTTGCCCAAGGATAATAAATTCCTAATGTTATTCCTGTAAGCAACATATTGACAAAATAAATTCCTAATAATTGCGCTCCATTTCCTCGAAATGATAACTCAATCTGTCTTGGTTCATCTAAAATCATGGTTTTAGTCTTTTTATATAGCGTTAATTTAATTATTTATAAATATAGAAAATTATTTATATTTTTTAACATAAAAGCTAAAGATAGTGTTTTTTCTACTAAAAAACAACAAAATTTAACTTTTATCATTAAACCACAACACTAAATCATCAAATAGATGACACACTTATCTTTTTTTTCATTTAAAACCTCCCTATTCAATTTCTACTTCAACCTGTTTTTATTTGCCCCAATTTATACACGGTAGGATGGATCAAAAAACTTGTTTTTTTAATTATCTTAGCCTATCTTTTGCATGAATCAAGCATACTATGTTATCAAACTTTATTACCTACATTCAACAACAAGAATTATTTAGGCTTTCTAGGGATAGAATTTTACTAGCTGTTAGCGGTGGAATGGACTCTATCACTATGGTACAATTATGTAAAAAAGCAGGCGTAAAATTCGGCATTGCTCATTGTAATTTTCAATTGCGAGGAGAGGAATCGGATGGAGATGCTGCCTTTGTCAAAACATTAGCTGAACAACTTAATGTTCCCTTCTATTCCATTGCTTTTGACACAAAAAAAGAAGCAACGGAAACAAAAAAAAGTATTCAAGTTGCTGCAAGAGATTTGCGGTATCAATGGCTAGAAAAAATACGCCAAGCAAATAATTATCAATACATTGCTGTCGCTCATCACCACAATGATTCTATAGAAACCTTGCTCATCAACCTAACCATGGGTTGCGGAATTCGAGGTTTACATGGCATTCTACCTAAAAATGGAGCGATTATCCGCCCACTATTATTTAGCACAAGAACAGAGATCGAATCTTATGTTGAGCAAGCTGAACTGGTTTACCGAGAAGATAGCTCAAACAGCAATATCAAATACACACGCAATGCGTTGCGACATTTAGTCGTTCCCCAATTGCAACGCATCAATCCAAATTTAGAACAAACATTTGAAGAAAATTTCTTGCGTTTTAGAGAGACTGAAACGCTGTATAAATACGCAATTGATCAGCTTAGGCAACAAATCAGCCATCATAAACAAGGAAAATTATGGATTGATATTGAAGCGCTTATTCAATCTCCATCTCCTATAAGTTTATTATATGAACTATTGGCACCTTATGGCTTCAAAACTGCTAAGATTCAATATATTTATAAACGACGAGCAGAAGAGCCTGGCGCTATTTATACCAGCCCAAGCCACCATCTGCTCAGAGATCGGACGCACTGGATTCTTAGTCCAATTGTTAAAGAACAGACTCCATTATCTCCTATTTCTACCTTCCAAACCGCTAAAGGAAGGCTAACAAGAGCAGCACTAAACCTCCAATGGGAGATTTTACCGCAACAAGAAGTCTTAAAAACAGATTCTCAAACCCTCTTTCTAGATTTTGATTCTTTAGCTTTTCCACTACAGTTACGACACTGGAAAGATGGCGATGTATTTTATCCTTTGGGAATGAAAGGCAAGAAAAAAAAGCTCAGCAAGTTTTTTAAAGACATCAAAATGAATCGTTTTGAAAAAGATGCGACTTGGTTATTATGTGATAATAATCAGCAAATCATCTGGATTATAGGGCAACGTGCCGATGAGCGCTTCAAAGTATTGCCTTCTACTCAACGCATCTTAAAACTGAAGATCAGTACAGTTACTTCCTTTTCTAATTTAGACAAAAAATAATCGCATGATAGTTATAACAGGAGCTGCGGGTTTTATAGGCAGTTGCTCCGTCAGTCATTTTAATCAACAAGGCATTGAAGAGTTAATCGTAGTGGATCAATTTGATCGAGCAGACAAACAAAAAAATCTAGCGCATTGTCGTTATTTCCAAGCCATTGATCGAGCAAATTTTATCCCTTGGTTGGAACAAAATGCCGCTACAGTAAGTTTGATATTGCACCTTGGCGCTCGTACCGATACGACAGAAAAAGAAGTGGCTATATTTGATGAATTAAACCTAAATTATACCAAAGCTATCTGCAAAATTTGCACCACGCATCAAATTCCATTGATTTATGCATCAAGTGGGGCGACGTATGGGCTTGGCGAACAAGGTTATGACGATGCAACGCATCCTTCCTTGTTGAAGCCCCTCAACCCTTATGGCAATTCCAAAAATGATTTTGACCAATGGCTTCTAGCGCAAGACAAACAGCCGCCCTTCTGGGCAGGATTAAAGTTTTTTAATGTTTATGGACCAAATGAATACCACAAAGGGCGCATGGCTTCTGTGATTTTTCACACCTTCCATCAAATCAACAAAACCAATGGCATGAAACTCTTTCGTTCGCATCGCCCAGGCATCAAAGATGGCGAACAAAGTCGAGATTTTGTTTACGTCAAAGATTTGTTGTCCATCATTGATTTTTTAATCGAAAAACGCCCTGCTTCAGGTTTGTACAATGTAGGCACAGGAACCGCACGTACCTTCTATGATTTAGCAAAATATACCTTTGAAGCCATGAACAAAGTACCCCATATTGGTTTTATTGATACCCCTGAGGACATCCGAGATACCTATCAATATTTTACGGAAGCAAAGATGGCAAAACTGCGTGCAGCAGGCTATCAAAAGGACTTCTACTCTCTAGAAGAAGGGGTCAAAGATTATGTTCAAAATTATTTAATGACAGCAAACCATTACTAGAAATACGATGAACTATCAAGCCACCATTCAATATTTATTTCGTCAGCTTCCTATGTTCCAGCGCGTTGGAAAACAAGCGTTCAAAAAAGATTTGGGCAACATTATTGCCTTATGCGATCATTTAGGACAACCGCAACAAAATTTCAAAAGTGTTCATATTGCAGGAACCAACGGAAAAGGCTCTACGGCTCATATTTTAGCAGCCATTTTGCAAACCGCAGGTTACAAAGTGGGTTTGTATACATCGCCTCATTATAGAGATTTTAGAGAGCGTATCAAAATCAATGGAACCTATATTACGGAACAGGCTGTTGTTGACTTTGTTGCCGATAACAAAAGCTATTTTGAAGCACTTAAACCTTCTTTTTTTGAAATGACGGTAGCCATGGCTTTTAACTACTTTAGTCAAGAAAAAGTAGATATTGCCATTATAGAAACAGGTTTAGGGGGGCGTTTGGATTCTACCAATATTATTCAGCCTTTATTGTCTATTATTACCAATATAGGAATGGATCATGAAGCCATGTTGGGCAATACATTGCCTTTGATTGCTACCGAAAAGGCAGGAATTATCAAACCCAATACCCCTGTCTTAATTGGGGAAACAAATTCTGAAACAGCCCCTGTTTTCTTACAAAAAGCAAAGCAAGAAAATTCGCCCATTACTTTTGTGGATCAAGTTATCAAAGCCGAACTAGTAGCACTCAATCAGCAAAAAGCCACTTATGCTATTTCTAGTGCTTCTTACAAACTCAATATAGAACAACTCCACCTAGATTTGACAGGAAATTATCAGCAGCACAATTTAAAAAACGCCCTGCTTGCTTCTCAGTTTTTAGCCAATCATCAATTTAACATTAGTCCTGAACATATTCAAAAAGCTTGTGCTAATGTTCAGGGAATTAGTAAAATTTTAGGTCGTTGGCAAGTCCTTTCTCAAGCCCCTTTAACCATTTGCGATTCGGGACACAATGAACATGGGCTAAAATATATTGCCCAAGCCTTAAACGATCTAAAGAAACAGCAAATTCACTTTGTTTTTGGAACCGTTAATGACAAAGACTTGGAAAAGGTATTTCCCTTACTTCCTCAACAAGCGATCTATTATTTCTGCAAGGCCAATGTCCCAAGAGGATTGGATGCCCAAAAGCTGCAACAAAGCGCTAAAAAATATGGATTAGCAGGCGACCATTACCCTTCCGTTGCCGAGGCTTTTGCCCATGCTCAAAAGCAAGCCAAGGCAGAAGATTGTGTCTTTATAGGTGGAAGCATCTTTGTGGTAGCAGAAGTAGTTTAAATTGTGGTCGCTTTTAGAACCAAGAATTGTTAAAAAACCATGGTAAATAGCAACTTATTGTGTACAATTCTTATTTTTAGTATCCTTGGTGTTATCCTTTATCTATTATTCTCATTAATGTTCTATCTACGTTATACATGAAATACTTATGTTTATTCTTACTCTGTTTTTTTATTCAAACGAGTCTTTCTGCCGCTCATATTCGTGGAAAACTAACTGATAACCAAGGCGAGGCGCTTTCTTTTGCTAGTATTTATGTTAGGGGTACCTCAACAGGAACAACAAGTAATATAGAAGGGTTTTATGATCTGGTTTTAGAAGCAGGTAACTATGAATTGGTTTTTCAATATGTAGGGTATGAATCAAAAACAGAAACGGTAACGATTGGTCAAAAAGATATTCAATTGGATATTGTATTAAATCCCATTGCCAACAATATTCAAGAAGTGGTTGTGACCGCAGGAGAAGATCCCGCCTATCGCATTATCCGAAAAGCGATAAAAAAACGAAAATTTTACCTCAATCAAGTCAAAAAATACAGTTGTGACAGTTATGTAAAAGGAACACAACACATCCGAAATTTGCCCAAAACATTTATGGGGCAATCCCTAGATATGTTCCGCCAAGGCTTAGACTCCAATGGAACAGGAATTATCTACCTCTCTGAGTCGGTTTCTAGACTACATTACAAAGAAGGTACTTACAAAGAAATTATGTCTTCTTCCAAGGTTAGTGGCGATGACAATGGATTTAGCTTCAATTCGGGTGCTGCTCTAGCCAGTCTATCTTTTTACGAAAACACCTTTGAATTGGGAGATACTAAAATACTATCTCCTATTGCCAGTGGAGCTTTAGCTGCTTACAAATACCGTTTAGAAACTTCCTTTTTTGATAATGAGGGGCATTTAGTGTATAAAATTGAAGTGATTCCAAAAAACAAATTAGGGGCTGTTTTTGCTGGTTATATCTATATCGTAGATGAGGATTGGGCCATTCATAGCACAGATTTATTCACAACGGGCAAATCGGTTAATATTTCGGTCTTGGATACGGTGCATTTCAAACAAACCCACCTCAAATTAAACGACGGGATTTGGCGCATTTTTTCACAGGATATAGATTTTACACTAAAACTATTGGTTATCGGAACACAGGGAAATTTTATTGGTGTTTTTAGCAATTATGATTTAAACCCAACCTTTGATCCTAAATTCTTTAATGCTGAAATTTTCAAAGTAGAAGACTTAGCCAATAAAAAGCTAAGTGCCTATTGGGATTCTATACGTCCAGTTCCGCTATCTCAACAAGAAACCGTAGAATACCATACCAAGGATAGCTTACAGAAAGTTTGGGACTCCAAAGCCTACAAAGATTCGATGGATCGTGTTAGCAATCAACCCAAAATATTTGATTTAATAACAGGCTATACCTTTAGAAATAGCCATCGCCAATATCGTTTTACGATTCTTTCGCCTATACACACCTTGCATTTTAATACCGTACAAGGGCAAATCATTGGTTTAGGACTAGAATTCATCAAAGACATTAATGAAGAGAAGCAACGTTGGTTTAAGTTGCACGCCGAGGGAGAATATTCCTTTGACGACAGGCAATTCAGAGGCTTTGGGTATTTTCAAATGCGATTTAATGCCCTTAACAATGCTTTTCTGCATATAGAAGGAGGACGCTACAAACGGCAATTTAACCCTAGTGACCCCGTCCCTTTATTGGTTAACACCTATTACAGTTTATTGGCTAAGTTGAATTATATGAAGCTCTATGATGAATATTATGGGCGAGTT from Aureispira anguillae encodes:
- a CDS encoding leucine-rich repeat domain-containing protein, with the translated sequence MRFFYFLIFFYSLTTSSLAQYLLSPDELSQTQTYTSLPEAIENADFVYILDLRSQRLNELKDIQKLTKLQILYIDGNELTALPEGIGKCLNLQILRANKNQLESLPKSFSKLKNLEEVYLQYNNIEAFPRGMERLVNLKLLDIRDNKFGALPEVLTTLPELQILEVAYNNIRKLPDNIGALSTMWKLNFNGNPISSLPTSFDKLFNLEELYMGHTSIDLSAAIPMFVGFTKLYILDLGGLNISQTPTDFVQITSLKKLDLTMAKMTVLPDIITQHTTIEELILNKTSITSLPDNIHQMTGLKRLYIKEGSLENLPESIGQLSNLELLKIEYNAIQQLPESIGQLKLLQALHLQNNKITTLPSSIGELSSLNLLEMPSNSITTVPKSISQLSNLTGLYLFNNPISPSHIEEIRSWIPSADVQF
- a CDS encoding YjgN family protein, which codes for MILDEPRQIELSFRGNGAQLLGIYFVNMLLTGITLGIYYPWAKAKIARYMHGETELEGERFVFHGTGQEMFIGFIKAVGIVFLFGLLVGVLSALFGEAGEVLGSILMFGLFMVGTPYAIHGSMRYRTSRTSWRSVHWGYRGDLKTFVQKFVIGWLLTIVTLGIYGSWYAENIRSYLVDHTRFGNIEFRYEGDGLTYFLMNLKGIILTIFTAGIYFFWYNKEVFNYLIENTSARHEEEAITFYSEMTGGALLLHTLTNMLLIVVTLGIGFPWVIVRNLRFIYANITIEGSLNVERLVDTETAYNDALGEELGDVMEAAF
- the tilS gene encoding tRNA lysidine(34) synthetase TilS, whose protein sequence is MLSNFITYIQQQELFRLSRDRILLAVSGGMDSITMVQLCKKAGVKFGIAHCNFQLRGEESDGDAAFVKTLAEQLNVPFYSIAFDTKKEATETKKSIQVAARDLRYQWLEKIRQANNYQYIAVAHHHNDSIETLLINLTMGCGIRGLHGILPKNGAIIRPLLFSTRTEIESYVEQAELVYREDSSNSNIKYTRNALRHLVVPQLQRINPNLEQTFEENFLRFRETETLYKYAIDQLRQQISHHKQGKLWIDIEALIQSPSPISLLYELLAPYGFKTAKIQYIYKRRAEEPGAIYTSPSHHLLRDRTHWILSPIVKEQTPLSPISTFQTAKGRLTRAALNLQWEILPQQEVLKTDSQTLFLDFDSLAFPLQLRHWKDGDVFYPLGMKGKKKKLSKFFKDIKMNRFEKDATWLLCDNNQQIIWIIGQRADERFKVLPSTQRILKLKISTVTSFSNLDKK
- the rfaD gene encoding ADP-glyceromanno-heptose 6-epimerase produces the protein MIVITGAAGFIGSCSVSHFNQQGIEELIVVDQFDRADKQKNLAHCRYFQAIDRANFIPWLEQNAATVSLILHLGARTDTTEKEVAIFDELNLNYTKAICKICTTHQIPLIYASSGATYGLGEQGYDDATHPSLLKPLNPYGNSKNDFDQWLLAQDKQPPFWAGLKFFNVYGPNEYHKGRMASVIFHTFHQINKTNGMKLFRSHRPGIKDGEQSRDFVYVKDLLSIIDFLIEKRPASGLYNVGTGTARTFYDLAKYTFEAMNKVPHIGFIDTPEDIRDTYQYFTEAKMAKLRAAGYQKDFYSLEEGVKDYVQNYLMTANHY
- a CDS encoding bifunctional folylpolyglutamate synthase/dihydrofolate synthase translates to MNYQATIQYLFRQLPMFQRVGKQAFKKDLGNIIALCDHLGQPQQNFKSVHIAGTNGKGSTAHILAAILQTAGYKVGLYTSPHYRDFRERIKINGTYITEQAVVDFVADNKSYFEALKPSFFEMTVAMAFNYFSQEKVDIAIIETGLGGRLDSTNIIQPLLSIITNIGMDHEAMLGNTLPLIATEKAGIIKPNTPVLIGETNSETAPVFLQKAKQENSPITFVDQVIKAELVALNQQKATYAISSASYKLNIEQLHLDLTGNYQQHNLKNALLASQFLANHQFNISPEHIQKACANVQGISKILGRWQVLSQAPLTICDSGHNEHGLKYIAQALNDLKKQQIHFVFGTVNDKDLEKVFPLLPQQAIYYFCKANVPRGLDAQKLQQSAKKYGLAGDHYPSVAEAFAHAQKQAKAEDCVFIGGSIFVVAEVV
- a CDS encoding DUF5686 and carboxypeptidase regulatory-like domain-containing protein, which produces MKYLCLFLLCFFIQTSLSAAHIRGKLTDNQGEALSFASIYVRGTSTGTTSNIEGFYDLVLEAGNYELVFQYVGYESKTETVTIGQKDIQLDIVLNPIANNIQEVVVTAGEDPAYRIIRKAIKKRKFYLNQVKKYSCDSYVKGTQHIRNLPKTFMGQSLDMFRQGLDSNGTGIIYLSESVSRLHYKEGTYKEIMSSSKVSGDDNGFSFNSGAALASLSFYENTFELGDTKILSPIASGALAAYKYRLETSFFDNEGHLVYKIEVIPKNKLGAVFAGYIYIVDEDWAIHSTDLFTTGKSVNISVLDTVHFKQTHLKLNDGIWRIFSQDIDFTLKLLVIGTQGNFIGVFSNYDLNPTFDPKFFNAEIFKVEDLANKKLSAYWDSIRPVPLSQQETVEYHTKDSLQKVWDSKAYKDSMDRVSNQPKIFDLITGYTFRNSHRQYRFTILSPIHTLHFNTVQGQIIGLGLEFIKDINEEKQRWFKLHAEGEYSFDDRQFRGFGYFQMRFNALNNAFLHIEGGRYKRQFNPSDPVPLLVNTYYSLLAKLNYMKLYDEYYGRVYYSQQIVNGLLFKGSIKYAHRVALTNNAEASWFPKNPNRHFSNHPKDLGYPHRMKDAPSFLAHQHLEIVLALRLRFGQKYITYPNRRFYTSSKFPDIWIRYKRGIPLLGASTNYDYLELKIEKDEIPIGTVGLLSFKATGGWFPSSSKMYFIDYHHFNGNQTIIAKTSEYLSTFQLLPYYERSTNSFFGMLHIQHDFNGFIWNKIPGLKTLGFEFVTGYHLLYTPEQGEYMEFNIGLDRIGWNLFRFLRVDFVMGYQIGEPLRYGGVIGLTISL